The following proteins are encoded in a genomic region of Chryseobacterium culicis:
- the trxB gene encoding thioredoxin-disulfide reductase has protein sequence MEQNILDCVIVGSGPSGFTAAIYAARADLKPELYTGLEPGGQLTTTTEVDNFPGYPAGITGPEMMMDLQKQAERFETKVHYEMITKAEFSKEVGGVHKLYAGNKEILAKTVIISTGATAKYLGLDDEKKYAGGGVSACATCDGFFYRGKDVVVVGAGDTAAEEATYLAKLCKKVTLLVRKDVFRASKAMVHRVESTPNIEVKFHHELIGIEGENSLVERAVIINNQTQEKSTVDVEGIFIAIGHKPNTDIFVGQVDLDENGYILTEKGSTRTNLPGVFAAGDVQDHIYRQAITAAGSGCMSAMDAEKYLAELH, from the coding sequence ATGGAGCAAAACATTTTAGATTGTGTGATCGTTGGATCCGGGCCTTCTGGCTTCACCGCTGCTATCTATGCAGCAAGAGCAGACTTGAAACCTGAATTGTATACAGGTCTGGAGCCGGGCGGACAATTAACAACCACTACAGAAGTTGATAACTTCCCAGGGTATCCAGCCGGGATTACAGGTCCTGAAATGATGATGGATCTGCAAAAACAGGCAGAAAGATTTGAAACCAAAGTTCACTACGAAATGATCACTAAAGCTGAATTCTCTAAGGAAGTAGGCGGTGTTCACAAATTATATGCAGGAAACAAAGAAATCCTTGCTAAAACAGTGATTATCTCTACAGGAGCTACAGCAAAATATTTAGGTCTTGATGATGAGAAAAAATATGCAGGAGGTGGTGTTTCGGCTTGTGCTACCTGTGACGGATTCTTCTACAGAGGAAAAGATGTAGTGGTAGTAGGAGCGGGAGATACTGCGGCTGAAGAGGCTACTTATCTTGCGAAATTATGTAAGAAAGTAACCCTGTTGGTAAGAAAAGACGTTTTCAGAGCTTCAAAAGCAATGGTTCACAGAGTAGAAAGCACTCCGAATATTGAAGTGAAATTCCACCACGAGTTAATCGGGATTGAAGGAGAAAACAGTTTAGTAGAAAGAGCAGTGATCATCAATAACCAGACTCAGGAGAAATCTACAGTGGATGTTGAAGGGATCTTTATTGCGATTGGTCACAAACCGAATACCGATATCTTCGTAGGTCAGGTAGATCTTGATGAGAACGGATATATTCTTACTGAAAAAGGTTCTACAAGAACGAATCTTCCGGGAGTATTTGCTGCTGGTGACGTTCAGGATCATATCTACAGACAGGCTATTACCGCTGCAGGAAGCGGATGTATGTCTGCAATGGATGCAGAAAAATATTTAGCTGAATTACACTAA
- a CDS encoding HAD family hydrolase, translated as MKIKNIIFDFGGVLMDWNPRYYFKTYFNDNEKMEYFLENIAQDEWNVEQDRGRSLAEGTEIQVKKFPEWEKEIRAFYDNWTVMLKSDIPQNVEVLRKLKNTDYHLFGLTNWSAETFPYALENYDFFQIFEGKIVVSGTEKLIKPDPKIWHVLLERYNIKAEESLFIDDNTKNIEMAKSLGFITIQVFPETDLAKELKKFGVEV; from the coding sequence ATGAAAATAAAAAACATCATATTCGATTTCGGAGGGGTACTCATGGACTGGAATCCCAGATATTATTTCAAAACATATTTTAATGATAATGAAAAAATGGAATACTTCCTTGAAAACATCGCTCAGGATGAATGGAATGTAGAACAGGACAGAGGAAGAAGTCTTGCTGAAGGAACAGAAATTCAGGTGAAAAAATTCCCGGAATGGGAAAAAGAGATCCGCGCTTTCTATGACAACTGGACTGTGATGCTGAAAAGCGATATTCCACAGAATGTAGAGGTGCTCCGAAAGCTTAAAAATACGGATTATCATTTATTCGGACTGACCAACTGGTCTGCAGAAACCTTCCCTTATGCATTGGAAAACTATGATTTCTTCCAGATCTTCGAAGGTAAAATTGTAGTGTCCGGAACAGAAAAACTGATCAAACCTGACCCTAAAATCTGGCATGTATTGTTGGAAAGATACAACATCAAAGCAGAAGAATCTCTTTTCATAGATGATAATACGAAGAATATTGAAATGGCAAAATCACTGGGATTTATTACGATTCAGGTTTTCCCGGAGACAGACTTAGCAAAGGAATTGAAGAAATTTGGAGTTGAGGTTTAG
- a CDS encoding type I restriction enzyme HsdR N-terminal domain-containing protein has protein sequence MELPKLNFQETFDFKFKKDKDKFFIYDLVRKTYLLLTPEEWVRQHWIHYYLTVKSYSTSALITEKKIVLNGLTKRIDLLITEKTEPIILIECKAPQIKLTEKTFEQTARYNSIIGAREIILTNGLQHINAYYKDGQYQFYRPE, from the coding sequence ATGGAACTTCCAAAACTGAATTTTCAGGAAACTTTTGATTTTAAATTCAAGAAAGACAAAGATAAGTTTTTTATTTATGATTTGGTTCGTAAAACTTATCTTCTGCTCACTCCTGAGGAATGGGTCAGACAGCACTGGATACACTATTACCTTACCGTAAAATCCTACTCCACCTCTGCCCTGATTACCGAAAAAAAGATTGTGCTGAACGGTCTTACCAAACGAATTGATCTCCTGATTACAGAAAAAACAGAACCTATAATTCTGATCGAATGTAAAGCTCCACAGATTAAATTAACAGAAAAGACTTTTGAACAGACAGCCCGATACAATTCCATTATCGGAGCCCGGGAAATCATCCTTACCAACGGACTTCAGCATATCAATGCTTACTATAAAGACGGACAGTATCAGTTTTACAGACCGGAATAG
- the holA gene encoding DNA polymerase III subunit delta has translation MKELDLILKNIKNKEVLPIYFFHGEEAYFIDVVVKALEHNFLEEDEKAFNQTVTYGKDTSYQEVLSLARQFPMMGDKQVIIVKEAQDLRFNEEENRILESYVENPVPSTVLVFAHKHKKLDSRKKATKALDKAKALFLSESVKENNLPKWISDECIKLSIKTAPNISHLLAEYLGNDLSRIANELNKLKIILKEGEILDGSIVENHIGISKEYNIFELQKALGTKNANAAFKIAHFMGKNPKNNPFVMMLASLYNYFSNVIIYQTMAGQSPQTIASQMGVNPYFIKDYAESARLYPLKHATRVISILREFDMKGKGLGAVNMGDAELIRELVYKIINVDKIKMKV, from the coding sequence ATGAAAGAATTAGATTTAATCCTCAAAAATATTAAAAATAAAGAAGTTTTACCTATTTATTTTTTCCACGGAGAAGAAGCTTACTTTATTGATGTTGTGGTAAAAGCGCTTGAGCATAACTTTTTGGAAGAAGATGAAAAAGCTTTCAACCAAACGGTTACCTACGGAAAAGATACGTCCTATCAGGAAGTTCTTTCCCTGGCGAGACAGTTTCCGATGATGGGTGATAAGCAGGTGATTATTGTAAAAGAAGCACAGGATTTAAGATTCAATGAAGAGGAAAACAGAATTCTGGAATCTTATGTAGAAAATCCGGTGCCTTCTACAGTGCTGGTTTTTGCGCATAAACATAAGAAACTTGACAGCAGAAAAAAAGCGACCAAAGCGCTAGACAAAGCCAAAGCTCTTTTCCTGAGTGAATCTGTAAAGGAAAATAATCTTCCCAAATGGATCTCAGATGAATGTATAAAGCTGTCTATCAAAACGGCTCCCAATATTTCTCATCTTCTGGCAGAATACTTAGGGAACGACCTTTCAAGAATTGCTAATGAACTGAACAAGTTAAAGATCATTCTTAAAGAAGGAGAGATTCTTGACGGATCGATCGTGGAAAACCATATCGGGATCAGTAAAGAATATAATATTTTTGAACTTCAAAAGGCTTTGGGAACTAAAAATGCCAATGCAGCCTTTAAAATTGCCCATTTTATGGGAAAAAATCCGAAGAATAATCCTTTTGTCATGATGCTGGCAAGCCTGTACAATTATTTTTCAAACGTTATTATCTACCAGACTATGGCAGGGCAGTCTCCACAAACGATTGCCTCACAAATGGGAGTAAATCCTTATTTTATTAAAGACTATGCAGAAAGTGCAAGACTTTATCCTTTAAAACATGCGACAAGGGTTATTTCTATTCTTCGCGAATTTGATATGAAAGGAAAAGGACTTGGAGCAGTGAATATGGGTGATGCGGAACTGATCAGAGAATTGGTATATAAAATTATCAATGTAGATAAGATTAAGATGAAAGTGTAA